The genomic window AAGAGTAGCGGCGGATCGCGCTCCGCCTCCGTGGCCAGCGCGGCGGCCACGAACCCCGTGAGCAGGAACGCGGCTACGTGGACCACGGTGTACCCCAGCACGGTCGCGCCCGTGATCTGGATATCCGCAGCCCGGCGTGCGCCGAAAAAGAGCGCAGAACCGAGCGCTGCAGGCGTGAAAAAGATCCGACCCAGGATGACGTCCAGGACGAGGAACCAGAGCGCGACGGCGCCGGCGCCCAGCGCCCCTGCGATCAGGCCCTCCCGGATGATGCGGTGCTGCCGCAGCACCGTGCGCCAGCTCACGGTGGGCTCCAGCCCGCTCGAGCGCAGGTACCCCATGAGCACCAGGCCGGCGATCAGGTTGCCGGACATCAGCTCTGGCCAGCCCAGCTCCCGCACCACGTCCACGCCGGTTATCAGCACGCCGGCGTAGAAGATAACGTCGAAGAGGAGAAAGCCGAGCACAATGCCGAGCAGGTAGCTGGCGCCGGTCTCCGTCCGGTGCAGCAGCCAGACGACGCCCATGCCGATGAGGATGAAGACGGCGTAGTGCAGCGCCGTGTACATGGCGATCAAGCCGAATCCGATTTCCACCTCACCCAGCCCCGCCAGCACACTGGCCAGGAAGGCGGGGGTGTAGAGCGGCCGCCCCTCGACGGTGTCCACGACCAGGAAGAAGACAGCCAGCGCCGTGGCCGCGACCACGCCGGCCAGCCCGCCCCGTACCACGGTCGCGTTGCGCTTCATGGCTCACTCCATGTCGGAGGGCGACGCTTCCGGCCCGGTCGGTGCAGGAGGCGTGCCCGCAGCCGCGCCCATGGCCGAGCGCTGCACCGCCCGGTGGTGAAGCAGGACCACAATGCCGATACCGGCGCCCAACAACAGCGGCACCAGCGCCAGCAGCACCCCGGCCCACCACATGCCTTGCATCAAGCCATGATTCATACGAGCACCACAGGTTGCAGCGCTGGCTGCCGGCTCACGCCCGCGCAGTCGGCTGCTTGTTGAACCAGCCGCAGGTCGCTCTCCGCGCAAGCGCGGGAACCGTTCAGTGCCGGACCTTGTCCAGCACCATGAGCGCGAAGAGCGCAGGCAGGTACGTCACCGAGGCGAGGAACAGCCGGCGCGCCCGTTGCTCCGTACGCCGCCAGTGCACGGCGGCGCCCAGGCCGAGGAACGCCAGGCCCAGCGCCAGCGCCCCGGCGAAATAGATTGGCCCGGTCAGCCCGAGCGGCGTGAGCAGCAGGCTGACCGGGAGCAGGGCCAGCGTGTACGCCAGGATTTGCCGGCCGGTCCTGGCGCCGTCGGCGTCCGCTACGCTCAGCATGGCAAGCCCGCCCTCACGGTAATCATCGCGGTAGATCCACGCCAGCGCCAGGAAGTGGGGGAGCTGCCAGAAGAACAGGATGAGAAAGAGTGTCCAGCCCCGAACGTCGAGCAGCGCGCCATTGGCCGCCGTCCAGCCGGCCAGTACCGGCAGCGCGCCAGGCAGCGCGCCCACCACCGTGGAGAGCGAAGTTCGCCGCTTGAGCGGCGTGTAGACGAACACGTAGCTGGTCAGGCTTACCGCCACGATCAGCATGGTCACCGCGCTGACCAGCAGCAGCAGCTCGAGCAGCCCCAGCATCGAGATGGCGAGGCCGAAGCCCAGCGCCTGCCCCGGCCGGAGCCGACCCGCGGGAAGGGGGCGGCCTCGCGTGCGGCGCATGCGCGCGTCCACATCCCGCTCTGCATACTGGTTCAGCGCATTGGTGCCGCTGGCCACCAGTCCGACGCCGAGCAGCGTAAGGAGCAGGCGCACGACGTCGACAGCGGCGGGCGCCGCCAGGTAGAAGGCCACGGCGGCCGTGAGCAGCACCAGGCGGGTGATGCCGGGCTTGGTCAGTTGCCAGAAAGCGCTGAGCATCCGGCTGCTAGAACTCCTGGATCACGGCGATCACCAGAATCACGGCCAGTGGCAGCGGCGCGGCGGCCAGGATCCACAGGCGACGCGGCTCGAAGCGCAGGTGCATGTAGTACAGCGCCACCAGCAGCGCCTTCCAGATCGCCAGCAACACCAACGCGAGCAGGACATAAGTTCGCGGCAGCCCGGCGAACGCGACGAAGATCTCGACCACCGTGAGTACGAACAGCACCGCCCAGATCAGCAAGTAGTTGGGCTGCGCCTTGTGCGGCGGCTCTGCCGGCAGCAGGTCCTGCGGCCGCGGCTTCGACGCCAGCAGCACACCGCCCACGGCTAAGAGTGCGCCCATGATCCCGCCCGCCGCCGCCGCCGCCAACGTCTCCTGCAGCAGGTAACCGTCAATCACGCCCAGCACGAGGCCGGCGGTGCCGAACCCCCAGAGGAAGAGCCGGGGGACGGCGGCAGTCTTGGTGGCTTCTGCAGCGTACTGCATGGCTTTCTCCAGTCTCGGCTCAGATCAGGTAGACGATAGTGAACAGGATGATCCACACCAGGTCCACGAAGTGCCAGTACAACCCCATGATCTCGACCCCGCCGTGGCCCGCCTGCGTGTAGGCACCCCGGAACGCCTTATAGGTCGTGAAGCTCATGCACAGCACGCCGATGGTGACGTGCATGCCGTGGAAGCCGGTGAGCGTGTAGAAGGTCATGCCGTACAGTGGCTGTCCCAGCAGCGCACCGTCGGGGCCGTGCACATTGTACAGCGAAGCCATGGGCACGAAGCCCTCACTGGCCAGCTTGTAGTACTCGATCGCCTGGATGCTCAGGAAGAACGCGCCCAGCGCCACTGTCGCCAGCAGCCAGAGGCGCAGCCCGCGCTGGTCGCCGAGCTCGGCAGCCGCGAACGCCTTTACCATGGTCACACTGCTGCAGATGAGGATGAACGTGTTCAGCGCCGTTAGCGGCACGTTCAACACCTCGCCCGGCCGCGCGTAGTCGCCCGGGTGCGCAAAACGCAGGATGATGTACGCGCCGATCAGCCCCGTGAAGAACATGACTTCTGACAGCAGGAACACCCACATCCCCAGCTTCAGGTTGTAGACGCCCATGCCCGGCATAGGCTGGCGCTGGGGAATCGCTATGGCTGCGGCATGACTCATCTCGCGCTCCTATTTTTCCTCTCTCATCGATCCCGATCCCGATCCCGACCGGACGGCGATACTTCCCTGCTCTCCCAGCGGACGGATGCCCTGACCCATCCCGGTTCTTGCAGTTCGATGCCCGGCCTCGCCGGCTGTTCCGAGCCGCCCTGCCCGCCCGGGATCGGGATCGGGATGGGGATCGGGATCGGAACAGCCAGCAAGCACCAGCCCTGCTTCAACTGCTGGCCGGCACCAGGTCCGGCGCGGGCACCGGCTGCTCTGCCGGCGGCTGGTCCTGCGGCAGGTAATCCTCCGCCGATTCCGGTGAGCTGTACTCGTACGGCCCCCGGTACACGATCGGCGTCACCGCGAAGTTGCCGTGCGGCGGCGGCGAGGGCGCGCTCCACTCGAGCGAGTTGGCGCGCCACGGGTTCTGCTCCGCCTTCTTCCCTCGGAACAGGCTCCAGAGGAAGTTGAAGGCAAAGAGCAACTGGGTCACGCCCAGCGCGAACGCGCTCAGGCTGATGAACTCGTTCAGCGGCTGCAGGTCTGCCAGATGCGCGTACTGCCGGTAGTCGTAGATCCGGCGCATCATGCCCGCGTTCCCCAGGTTGTGCATGGGGAAGAAGGCCAGGTTGAAGAAGAGGAAGGTCAGGAAGAAGTGGATCTTGCCCAGCCGCTCGCTCATCATGCGCCCGAACATCTTCGGGAACCAGTAGGTGATGGCCGCGAAGATGCCGAACAGGCTGCCGCCGAACAGCACGTAATGGATGTGCGCGACCACGAAGTAGGTGTCGTGATAGAAGATGTCCACGGGCGTGGAGGCCAGGAACACCCCGGACAGCCCGCCGATCACGAACATGGCCACAAAGGCTATGGCGTTCAGCATGGGCACCTGGAACTGGATGCTGCCGCGCCACAGCGTGCCCAGCCAGTTGAACACCTTGATGGCCGTGGGCACCGCGATCACCATGGTGGAAAACATGAAGGTGTTGCCCAGCATGGGATTCATCCCGCTCTGGAACATGTGGTGGCCCCACACGATCCAGCCCAGGAAGGCGATGGCCACAATGGCCAGCACCATGGCGTGGTAGCCGAAGATCGGCTTGCGTGCGCCGTTGGCCAGGATCTCGGACACAAAGCCGAAGGCGGGCAGGATCAGGATGTATACCTCCGGGTGGCCGAAGAACCAGAACAGGTGCTGCCAGAGGAGCGGCTCGCCATTCGCCTGCGGCAGGTAGAAGCTGGTGCCCAGCACCTGATCGAAGAGCAGCAGGATGAGCGCTCCGGCCAGCACGGGCATGGCCAGCAGGATCAGGACGGAGGTGATGAACAGCGCCCACACGGGGAGCGGCAGGCGGAACCAGGTCATGCCGGGCGCCCGCATGTTGATGACCGTGCTGATGTAGTTCACCGCTCCCATGAGGGAAGAGAAGCCGAGAATGATGAGGCTCACGGTCCACAGCACCTGCCCGGTGGAGACGCCGCTGTACTCGGGCACCGCGCTGAGCGGCGCGTACGCCGTCCAGCCCGCGGCGGCGTGCCCGCCCTGCACGAAGAAGCCGGCCACCATCAGCACGCCCGCGGGAACTGCTGTCCAGAACGAGAGCATGTTCAGCCGCGGGAACGCCATGTCCGGCGCGCCGCACTGCAGCGGGATCAAGTAGTTGGCGAACACGCCGACCAGCAGCGGCATGATGGCGAAGAAGACCAAGATGGTGCCGTGCATGGTCATGAGCGAGTTGTAGAACTCGGGCAGCATGATTCCTTGCGCCACCATGGTCTCGGGGAGGAGCGACCCGCCCGGCAGCGGGTGCTGCGCGTCCGCGGGCCAGGCCAGTTGCCAGCGCATCATCATGGCCAGCAGTCCACCCACCAGCAGGAACAGCAGACTCATGAAGAGGAACTGGATCCCGATGATCTTGTGGTCCGTGGAGAAGATGTAGCGCCGGATGAAGGGCCGGTCATCGTGCAGGTGCACGGCGGCCGCAGCCTGCGGTATGGCCATTGTGCTCATAGCATTCTTCCTCGATCCTGCGGTGCTGGGAGTGGGCCGGGCGACGTCCTCATGACGCGCCCTGCTCCTGCTGCCAACGTTGGAACTCCTGGGGGGTGTGCACGGTCACCGTGCCCCTCATCTTGTAGTGCCCCAGGCCGCACAGCTCGGCGCAGCCCAGGACGTAGGTGCCGGGCTTCGTCGCCTCGAACCACACCGACGTCTCCATGCCCGGGACCGCGTCCTGCTTCACTCGGAACTCGGGCAGGAAGAAGGAGTGGATCACGTCTTCCGCCGAGAGTGTGAGGCGCACCGGCACGCCCGTGGGGAGGTGGAGCTGGTTCCGCTTCACGAAGTCGTCCCCGGTGCCCAGCCGCCCATCGGCGCCGGGATAGGTCACGTTCCACTCAAATTGCTTGGCCCTCACCTTCAGATCCAGACCCGCGGCCGGAAAGCGCGAAGGGTGCTTGAGGTCCAGCCACGTGCCGGCGCTGGTGACGGCCAGCATCGCCACCAGCACGAAGGGCACCAGCGTCCAGATGATCTCCGTGCGCAGGTGGCCGTGCACGTAGTCCGCTTTGCCGCCCTCGCGGCGCCGGTAGCGGATGATGAAGTAGATCAGAGTCGCCTCGACCACCAGGAACATCGCCCCCGTGACGTAGAGGATGATCGCGTACATCGCGTCGATGTCCCCGCCGTAGGTGGAGACGCT from Gemmatimonadota bacterium includes these protein-coding regions:
- a CDS encoding cbb3-type cytochrome c oxidase subunit I; translation: MSTMAIPQAAAAVHLHDDRPFIRRYIFSTDHKIIGIQFLFMSLLFLLVGGLLAMMMRWQLAWPADAQHPLPGGSLLPETMVAQGIMLPEFYNSLMTMHGTILVFFAIMPLLVGVFANYLIPLQCGAPDMAFPRLNMLSFWTAVPAGVLMVAGFFVQGGHAAAGWTAYAPLSAVPEYSGVSTGQVLWTVSLIILGFSSLMGAVNYISTVINMRAPGMTWFRLPLPVWALFITSVLILLAMPVLAGALILLLFDQVLGTSFYLPQANGEPLLWQHLFWFFGHPEVYILILPAFGFVSEILANGARKPIFGYHAMVLAIVAIAFLGWIVWGHHMFQSGMNPMLGNTFMFSTMVIAVPTAIKVFNWLGTLWRGSIQFQVPMLNAIAFVAMFVIGGLSGVFLASTPVDIFYHDTYFVVAHIHYVLFGGSLFGIFAAITYWFPKMFGRMMSERLGKIHFFLTFLFFNLAFFPMHNLGNAGMMRRIYDYRQYAHLADLQPLNEFISLSAFALGVTQLLFAFNFLWSLFRGKKAEQNPWRANSLEWSAPSPPPHGNFAVTPIVYRGPYEYSSPESAEDYLPQDQPPAEQPVPAPDLVPASS
- a CDS encoding cytochrome C oxidase subunit IV family protein; the encoded protein is MQYAAEATKTAAVPRLFLWGFGTAGLVLGVIDGYLLQETLAAAAAGGIMGALLAVGGVLLASKPRPQDLLPAEPPHKAQPNYLLIWAVLFVLTVVEIFVAFAGLPRTYVLLALVLLAIWKALLVALYYMHLRFEPRRLWILAAAPLPLAVILVIAVIQEF
- the cyoE gene encoding protoheme IX farnesyltransferase is translated as MLSAFWQLTKPGITRLVLLTAAVAFYLAAPAAVDVVRLLLTLLGVGLVASGTNALNQYAERDVDARMRRTRGRPLPAGRLRPGQALGFGLAISMLGLLELLLLVSAVTMLIVAVSLTSYVFVYTPLKRRTSLSTVVGALPGALPVLAGWTAANGALLDVRGWTLFLILFFWQLPHFLALAWIYRDDYREGGLAMLSVADADGARTGRQILAYTLALLPVSLLLTPLGLTGPIYFAGALALGLAFLGLGAAVHWRRTEQRARRLFLASVTYLPALFALMVLDKVRH
- the coxB gene encoding cytochrome c oxidase subunit II, with the translated sequence MKWGFPESVSTYGGDIDAMYAIILYVTGAMFLVVEATLIYFIIRYRRREGGKADYVHGHLRTEIIWTLVPFVLVAMLAVTSAGTWLDLKHPSRFPAAGLDLKVRAKQFEWNVTYPGADGRLGTGDDFVKRNQLHLPTGVPVRLTLSAEDVIHSFFLPEFRVKQDAVPGMETSVWFEATKPGTYVLGCAELCGLGHYKMRGTVTVHTPQEFQRWQQEQGAS
- a CDS encoding heme-copper oxidase subunit III, giving the protein MSHAAAIAIPQRQPMPGMGVYNLKLGMWVFLLSEVMFFTGLIGAYIILRFAHPGDYARPGEVLNVPLTALNTFILICSSVTMVKAFAAAELGDQRGLRLWLLATVALGAFFLSIQAIEYYKLASEGFVPMASLYNVHGPDGALLGQPLYGMTFYTLTGFHGMHVTIGVLCMSFTTYKAFRGAYTQAGHGGVEIMGLYWHFVDLVWIILFTIVYLI